A stretch of the Alnus glutinosa chromosome 6, dhAlnGlut1.1, whole genome shotgun sequence genome encodes the following:
- the LOC133871609 gene encoding glutamate receptor 2.5-like, with the protein MAGQKLCSILFLLLSLWGHAQYMAAVIRVGVVLDLNSTVGEMAESCIFMALSDFYAANANYRTRLTLSTRNSRGDVLGAACSALDLMKNEEVHAIIGPQRSAQAKFVIDMAEKAQVPILSFSATSPSLSPKQNPFFIRTAQDDSAQVKAIITLIQFYGWQEVIPIYEDTDYGNDLVPYLTDAFQEADVRVPYRSVIPPSSKENDILEELNKLKAMQTRIFLVHMTASLGKKLFVLAKNAEMMSEGYAWIITQELSGLFDPIVSTFMDSMQGVLGIRPYIRMSKDLQDFQGRWRKNFTSGKPDYIYKIPGLSLFGLWAYDTVWALAMAVEKASLENSSYVKQNATKSNVDLAALGISEIGPKLLSTILSSTRFQGLSGDFHLVKGQLEASAFEIFNVIGDSERIIGYWTPQKGLSRELFNVSISKDKLKQPVWPGYTADQPKKLRIGVPLRDGFNEFIRVEWCAQTNEPKVSGFSIDMFHAVLAVLPFPLPHEYVPYVNESRQSAGTYDELLYQIKLKKFDAVVADTTIVANRSSYVDFTLPYSESGVSMVVVMKDSEKENIWIFLKPLSWDLWLTIGAASIFTGLTIWALEHRVNTRFRGPREQQIGMIFWFSFSTLILGHRGALVNKWSRFVVIIWVFVVIILTQSYTASLASMLTVRRLKPTFEDVGEIRRNGLYVGYHKDSFVRGLLVKQLHFKESKLKPYKTPEEYDEALSNGSDNGGVAAIFDEIPYVKLFLAKYGPKYAVVGPIYQTDGFGFAFPLRSPLVSHVSRAILNVTEDKDKMTVIRQKYFASKKTICQDRSAKLSSDSLSLGVYSFGGLFIITIVASMFSLLIYMGRFLHLQWPAPNTIPSQGSLWLRLVELAKHFGQRDLSLHPFRRNNNESTLNHPEIASSTDDSLATSPSVYDIQNHSRTFNESEDNAAVHEDDQIFSSGRHSDASANVTAA; encoded by the exons CTCTAGATttgatgaagaacgaagaagtGCATGCCATCATAGGACCTCAAAGGTCAGCACAAGCCAAGTTTGTCATAGATATGGCTGAAAAGGCACAGGTTCCCATCCTTTCTTTCTCAGCCACAAGTCCCTCTCTTTCCCCAAAACAGAATCCATTTTTCATTCGGACAGCCCAAGATGACTCGGCTCAAGTGAAAGCCATAATCACCTTAATTCAATTTTATGGTTGGCAAGAAGTCATCCCTATCTACGAAGACACAGATTATGGCAACGACTTAGTTCCGTATTTGACAGACGCCTTCCAAGAGGCTGATGTCCGTGTGCCTTACAGAAGTGTCATTCCTCCATCTTCAAAAGAGAATGATATCTTGGAGGAGCTTAACAAATTAAAGGCAATGCAAACAAGAATATTCCTCGTACACATGACTGCTTCTCTTGGCAAGAAGCTGTTTGTACTTGCAAAGAATGCTGAAATGATGAGCGAAGGGTATGCGTGGATAATCACACAAGAGTTATCAGGTTTGTTTGATCCTATTGTTTCTACGTTTATGGATTCCATGCAAGGCGTATTAGGAATCAGGCCATACATACGCATGTCAAAAGATCTTCAAGATTTCCAGGGAAGATGGAGAAAAAATTTCACCTCAGGAAAGCcagactatatatataagattccTGGACTGAGCCTCTTTGGATTATGGGCATATGATACTGTTTGGGCATTGGCTATGGCGGTGGAGAAGGCTAGCCTAGAGAATTCTAGTTACGTGAAGCAAAATGCTACGAAAAGCAATGTTGATCTTGCGGCTCTAGGAATATCTGAAATAGGGCCAAAGCTTCTGAGCACAATTTTAAGTAGCACTAGATTTCAAGGACTAAGTGGAGATTTTCATTTGGTTAAGGGGCAGTTAGAAGCATCAGCCTTTGAAATATTCAATGTTATAGGGGATAGCGAGAGAATTATTGGGTATTGGACCCCCCAGAAAGGGCTTTCAAGAGAATTATTCAATGTCTCAATTTCCAAGGACAAACTCAAGCAACCAGTGTGGCCTGGATACACAGCAGACCAGCCAAAAAAGTTGAGAATTGGGGTTCCACTAAGAGAtggttttaatgaatttatcaGAGTTGAATGGTGTGCTCAGACTAATGAGCCGAAGGTATCTGGGTTTTCAATTGATATGTTCCATGCTGTACTGGCTGTGTTACCGTTTCCTCTTCCTCATGAGTATGTGCCCTACGTGAATGAAAGTAGGCAGAGTGCAGGGACTTACGATGAACTTCTTTACCAAATTAAGCTTAAG AAGTTTGATGCGGTGGTCGCAGACACAACAATTGTCGCTAATCGCTCCTCGTATGTGGATTTTACATTACCTTATTCCGAATCAGGCGTGTCAATGGTTGTTGTAATGAAAGACAGTGAGAAGGAAAACATATGGATTTTCTTGAAGCCGCTAAGCTGGGATCTTTGGTTAACAATCGGGGCTGCCTCCATTTTCACAGGTTTGACAATATGGGCTCTTGAACACCGTGTAAATACTAGGTTTAGAGGGCCCCGAGAGCAACAGATTGGCATGATCTTCTGGTTCTCCTTCTCAACGCTCATCTTGGGTCACA GAGGAGCACTGGTGAACAAGTGGTCAAGATTTGTGGTTATCATTTGGGTATTTGTGGTAATAATCCTTACACAGAGTTACACTGCAAGCTTAGCTTCAATGTTAACGGTACGACGTTTGAAGCCAACGTTTGAGGATGTAGGAGAGATAAGAAGGAATGGTTTGTACGTAGGATATCACAAAGATTCCTTCGTTAGAGGGCTTCTCGTAAAACAGTTGCATTTTAAGGAGTCCAAGTTGAAGCCTTACAAAACTCCAGAGGAGTATGATGAAGCCTTGTCAAATGGGAGCGACAACGGCGGGGTGGCTGCTATTTTTGATGAGATTCCCTACGTTAAGCTCTTCCTCGCCAAGTATGGCCCTAAGTATGCAGTGGTTGGACCAATCTACCAAACTGACGGCTTTGGCTTt GCCTTCCCACTTCGATCCCCCCTAGTCTCTCACGTTTCAAGAGCAATCTTGAATGTCACTGAAGATAAAGATAAGATGACGGTAATTAGGCAGAAGTACTTTGCAAGTAAAAAAACTATATGCCAAGATCGAAGTGCCAAACTCTCTTCAGATTCTCTTAGTCTTGGTGTGTACAGCTTCGGGGGGCTCTTCATCATAACAATAGTGGCTTCCATGTTTTCCCTCTTGATATACATGGGCAGGTTCCTTCACTTGCAGTGGCCAGCTCCAAACACTATTCCTTCACAAGGATCCTTATGGTTGAGACTTGTTGAATTGGCAAAGCATTTCGGCCAGAGAGATCTCAGTTTACATCCTTTCAGGAGAAATAATAATGAATCTACCCTAAATCATCCTGAAATAGCTAGTAGTACTGACGATAGTTTGGCAACTTCACCTAGCGTATATGATATACAGAACCATTCAAGGACATTCAATGAAAGTGAAGACAATGCTGCTGTCCACGAAGATGATCAAATATTTTCCTCAGGGCGGCATAGTGATGCATCTGCGAATGTGACTGCGGCCTAA